The proteins below are encoded in one region of Limnochorda pilosa:
- the rnhA gene encoding ribonuclease HI, protein MAGAVSRLASNQEKGPVVRIYTDGACSGNPGPGGWAAVLLYGQKVKELSGFEAETTNQRMELRAAVEALSALTRPCRVDLYSDSAYLVNAFRQGWVERWLANGWRTARKEPVENQDLWHRLVELTGRHRVQWLKVRGHAQVPWNERCDQLARQAIRTGVRGAPEGE, encoded by the coding sequence ATGGCCGGCGCCGTGAGCCGGCTGGCTTCCAACCAGGAGAAGGGGCCGGTGGTGCGGATCTACACCGATGGGGCCTGCTCGGGCAACCCCGGCCCGGGGGGGTGGGCGGCCGTCCTCCTCTACGGGCAGAAGGTGAAGGAGCTCTCGGGGTTCGAGGCCGAGACCACCAACCAGCGCATGGAGCTGCGGGCCGCCGTGGAGGCCCTGAGCGCCCTGACCCGGCCGTGCCGGGTGGACCTCTACTCGGACTCGGCCTACCTGGTGAACGCCTTCCGGCAGGGGTGGGTGGAGCGCTGGCTCGCGAACGGGTGGCGCACGGCCCGCAAGGAGCCCGTGGAGAACCAGGACCTCTGGCACCGGCTGGTGGAGCTGACGGGGCGGCACCGGGTCCAGTGGCTGAAGGTGCGGGGCCACGCCCAGGTGCCGTGGAACGAGCGGTGTGACCAGCTTGCCCGCCAGGCCATCCGGACGGGGGTCCGCGGCGCCCCGGAAGGAGAATGA
- a CDS encoding LolA-like protein, whose amino-acid sequence MGPPKGRVVKVLAVLVLFAWIARVEAAVQPLRPDEVPEALARVAHANRIYDRDMTVRQEYDVRALLMRWQFTGTVRKEGAEAHVELQGAPSFFPEDLSTTLFDVAQWLETFDVEYQGLEAVEGRTHHVFRGEPRRDDGSSTRWGTIWVDPETFLIDRILVQYWWGRVTIQQGFRTEGEYVLLDRQSARIDPLGIRAEVRWKDYRFVDRR is encoded by the coding sequence GTGGGCCCCCCCAAAGGCAGGGTCGTGAAGGTCCTGGCCGTCCTGGTCCTCTTTGCCTGGATCGCCCGGGTCGAGGCCGCGGTGCAACCTCTGCGCCCGGACGAGGTGCCCGAGGCGCTGGCGCGCGTCGCGCACGCGAACCGGATCTACGATCGGGACATGACGGTGCGCCAGGAGTACGACGTGCGGGCGCTGTTGATGCGCTGGCAGTTCACCGGGACCGTCCGCAAGGAGGGCGCCGAGGCACACGTGGAGCTGCAGGGGGCTCCGTCCTTCTTCCCCGAGGACCTGTCGACGACGCTCTTCGACGTCGCCCAGTGGCTGGAGACGTTCGACGTCGAGTACCAGGGCCTGGAGGCGGTGGAGGGGCGCACGCACCACGTCTTTCGCGGCGAGCCCCGGCGCGACGATGGGAGCTCGACCCGATGGGGAACCATTTGGGTAGACCCCGAGACCTTCCTGATCGACCGCATCCTGGTCCAGTACTGGTGGGGCCGGGTTACCATCCAGCAGGGCTTTCGGACGGAAGGAGAGTACGTGCTCCTCGACCGCCAGAGCGCACGCATCGACCCGCTGGGCATCCGGGCCGAGGTGCGGTGGAAAGACTACCGCTTCGTCGATCGCCGCTAG